A region from the Phosphitispora fastidiosa genome encodes:
- a CDS encoding IS91 family transposase: LQYLGQYTHRVAISNNRIIKVEDSKVTFKWRDYRDNNKTKLMTLDAQEFIRRFLLHILPQRFVKIRHYGILSNRNRNTKLNTCKQLFKLSTSRTKITDIAELILKLTGRDITLCPQCGKGKMLKKMKLEPRNCSPPIVA, from the coding sequence CTGCAATACCTGGGACAGTACACTCACAGGGTTGCTATTTCTAACAATAGAATTATTAAGGTTGAAGACAGCAAGGTTACCTTTAAATGGCGGGATTACCGGGACAATAACAAGACTAAACTGATGACCCTTGATGCCCAGGAGTTCATTCGACGGTTCCTGCTGCATATTCTGCCACAAAGGTTTGTCAAGATTCGTCACTACGGGATTCTGAGCAACAGAAACCGTAATACCAAGCTGAATACCTGTAAGCAGCTATTTAAATTGAGTACATCCAGGACGAAAATCACTGACATTGCAGAATTAATCCTGAAACTGACAGGCAGGGATATCACTCTATGTCCACAGTGTGGTAAAGGCAAAATGCTAAAGAAGATGAAACTTGAACCCAGGAACTGCTCCCCTCCCATTGTGGCTTAA